One region of Gossypium raimondii isolate GPD5lz chromosome 6, ASM2569854v1, whole genome shotgun sequence genomic DNA includes:
- the LOC105774642 gene encoding CBL-interacting serine/threonine-protein kinase 20, translating to MEKKGAVLMQRFEVGRLLGQGTFAKVYQARNLRTGESCAIKTIDKEKIMKGGLIDQIKREISVMRLVKHPNVVRLYEVMASKSKIYFVMEYVKGGELFNKIAKGKLKEDDARRYFQQLIAAVDYCHSRGVYHRDLKPENLLLDENGNLKVSDFGLSAFIESSRQDGLLHTTCGTPAYVAPEVIHHKGYDGAKADIWSCGVILYALLAGFLPFQHSNLMELYRKISRGEFKCPHWFSPQVRKLLSWILEPNPIQRITVAKLMENCWFRKGYKHIDIPPPSPQPRTLDSLITDQSSGSWEPRSPVRPSYFNAFDIISLSQGLNLSGLFEKDLNQRDCSRFTTRKPASDIVSKFEQIAQTESFSIKNKDGKVKLQGSKEGRKGQLGIDADIFEVTPSFYVVELKKTAGDTLEYKNFCNKELKPSLKDIVWAWQGSNNYTQSLV from the coding sequence ATGGAGAAGAAAGGGGCAGTACTGATGCAAAGGTTTGAGGTGGGACGATTACTGGGTCAAGGGACATTCGCCAAGGTTTACCAAGCCAGGAACCTAAGAACCGGCGAAAGCTGCGCCATTAAAACCATCGATAAAGAGAAGATAATGAAAGGAGGTTTGATAGATCAAATCAAGCGTGAAATCTCAGTTATGCGCCTCGTTAAACATCCCAATGTTGTTCGACTCTATGAGGTAATGGCTAGCAAATCAAAGATATATTTCGTGATGGAATATGTTAAAGGCGGTGAGCTTTTCAACAAGATCGCTAAAGGGAAGCTCAAGGAAGATGACGCCCGACGCTATTTCCAGCAATTGATTGCTGCCGTTGATTACTGCCATAGCAGAGGGGTTTATCACCGGGATTTGAAGCCCGAAAATCTCCTCCTCGATGAAAATGGGAATCTCAAGGTATCGGATTTTGGGCTGAGTGCGTTTATAGAATCAAGCAGACAAGATGGGCTTCTTCACACCACTTGCGGAACTCCAGCTTATGTTGCACCCGAAGTCATTCACCACAAAGGTTACGACGGAGCCAAGGCTGATATTTGGTCTTGTGGTGTCATTCTTTACGCTCTGTTGGCTGGTTTTCTCCCTTTTCAACACTCCAATCTCATGGAACTGTATAGAAAGATAAGTAGAGGAGAATTCAAGTGCCCACACTGGTTCTCTCCCCAAGTTCGGAAGCTTCTTTCCTGGATTCTTGAACCCAATCCAATCCAAAGAATCACTGTGGCTAAGCTAATGGAAAATTGTTGGTTTAGGAAAGGGTATAAACATATTGATATCCCACCACCATCCCCTCAACCCCGTACCTTAGACTCGTTAATTACCGACCAAAGTTCTGGTTCTTGGGAGCCGAGAAGCCCGGTTAGGCCGAGTTATTTCAATGCTTTCGACATTATATCTCTTTCACAAGGTTTAAATTTATCAGGATTGTTTGAGAAAGATTTGAACCAAAGGGATTGCTCACGGTTCACCACTAGAAAACCAGCCAGCGATATCGtttcaaaatttgaacaaaTAGCCCAGACCGAGAGTTTTAGCATCAAGAACAAGGATGGGAAGGTGAAATTGCAAGGCAGTAAGGAAGGGAGAAAGGGACAGCTTGGTATAGATGCTGACATCTTTGAAGTTACCCCTTCGTTTTATGTGGTGGAGTTGAAGAAAACTGCTGGGGATACTTTGGAATACAAGAATTTCTGTAACAAAGAGTTGAAGCCGTCGCTCAAGGATATAGTGTGGGCTTGGCAAGGCAGCAACAATTATACCCAGAGCCTGGTTTGA